The genomic DNA TTTGATCATAACTCCAATGGCATACCtttgtaaatttttacaaaacaaagtttATAAACGTCTTTAGAAATAATAGTAGGGATGACATGTTTTtgtagtgatatatatatatatatatatagtattacaGCATAATGTCACCTTGGTTTTTAAGATAGGCATATAAACGACATcgattcataattttattaatcatatccGTAAGACAAAGTTACAAAGAGGAAGTGGAGGAACAATGAAACAAAGGAGTGCAAACTTGCCGATTACACACACACAACCCCATTATCCATTATTATTGCATGAGAacgtaaataaaacaaaacatcaactGTATGATTCATTCATTTATAAGTGTTCAACTTACAAGCACTGGTAGTTCGCTGGAGCTGTTCTACCGCAAACATTGAGGAGAACGGTGAGATCGATGGGAAGGCTAAGGTTGAGTCCAAGAACGTTAGCCTTGACCAAAGTGCAGAGGCAGGCTGCGGCCTCAAGGTCAGCCAAGCCTTGGATGAGAGTGCAGCATGGCTGTACAGGTGGGCTTCCCACTGTTATGTTCACTAGCTTGAGCACATTTGCGCAAAGAGCGACCTGCAGGGTATTATCAGGACAAGTCCCTGTGGTCGCAGTGGTgtaagtgaagaagaggaggttgAGGGAAAGGAAGAGTGCAAGGGAGGTTCTTGGAGCCATTTGTTTTGTGGACTTCAAAAGGCTTAAGAAGTAGTAGTGAGTTTAAGTTTGTTTGAGATTGGTGGAGAGAAATGTTAAGTGGTTAGTtggtatttatagggttttcaTTAGGAGAGAAATGTGAAGGTTTTCACTAGGAGACAAATGTGAAGGTTCCGATGAGTtgactaatttttaaaaagataagattcgattattaataaaacttaattttcatCATTCTTCAAATGAGCTGGTAATCTCTAAAACTATATGGTTATAACTAGCATTTGATCCGCGCTATGCGCGGAAATTAGATGAGGGTGTTTTTTTCggttgttttgttaatttattttttggttatgtatttttcctttttccatctggttatgttgtttgtatgttttcctttgctcttttgttggtttatttttttttatgtacttTCAACTagtataatgtatttttttttatttttaataaatttacatcattatgatctttttttttgNTCATAACTCCAATGGCATACCtttgtaaatttttacaaaacaaagtttATAAACGTCTTTAGAAATAATAGTAGGGATGACATGTTTTtgtagtgatatatatatatatatatatagtattacaGCATAATGTCACCTTGGTTTTTAAGATAGGCATATAAACGACATCGATTCATAANTTAGATGAGGGTGTTTTTTTCggttgttttgttaatttattttttggttatgtatttttcctttttccatctggttatgttgtttgtatgttttcctttgctcttttgttggtttatttttttttatgtacttTCAACTagtataatgtatttttttttatttttaataaatttacatcattatgatctttttttttgttttcaaaaaatatagaattagaagTTAAGTTTGTATAGTAATAGTTGTTGTCTCGTTTTAGTCGTTAGTTGTGCTTAATTAATACTTTTTGTCATTTTGTCGTCggaatgttattttgttttattatatgtgGTTGTagataatcttttaattattttattatttaattactaaCCTGTGCAAGtagtttttttgtcaatacttttgtgtttgtagtgaTTAGTTAGtagtttttgatttaaaatgtttaaaaatctcaattacttacaattatgttttcattcttttttttttttgtgtttctgcCGTTGGTACTTATTTTCAGCAAGCCTTAAAGTTGTATTGGCCCGTTGGGTATTTAGTGGTATATCATTGAGGTGGGAATGGCTTTGTTCCCTTTGAAAATATGATGTCTCATGAACGGATAGTAAGAATTTTGAAACTATTTCCTTGATGCTTCTAATCCTACTCCATTCATCCCTTTCATCGATccacaaactttattttttatttggtgtatttgGGTGTTTTCTTCTTCGCTTCGCATCCGTAGGGGGTAATTGGTTCTCCCCTGATGTTTTCGTTCCAAATAAGTTTTAATTAGTGTGGAAATCTGttctttttgaaattgttttttttcctttcatttcctaattaatttttccattgtttttgagatcttagttttaagttttgtttcggTTGGCTGCATAGTGTGGGTTTCGATTGGATGTGAATTGTGtgttgtaaaattaaattttcgCCTCTATGATGctcttttaaaaaacattttggggTGTATATTTTTGTGTCCGGTTTAGTAAGTCATTCAATTTAGGTCTAATGTGAACAAAATGTGGAAATTAAATTTCAGGTTCTTTTCCTTCAACTAATGGTGTATGtatctctttcattttttctGTTTGGTGATGGTTTTCTCAATTGCTGGCGActaattttaattgaatttcAGTTGTGTTTCCCTGATCCTCTGTAAGTGTTTGTCTTTTTATCGTTTgagtagttttttctttttatgatctATGTGACCCTGAAGCTAAAGACCTTTTTGCATATGTCTATCTCCTGGTGGTCGTAATACTTTTAGACCTGTTTTTGAGATGGTTTGTGTGAAGTTTCTTCAATATATGTTGATTTTGTatgttctatttttgttgtcatGCTAAAtggtggatttttttttctcaatcgtTTGTATTCTTGCTATACTTCCAGTTATGTTCTCTCGTTTGTATTCTTGACGGCAGAGTGGAGGTTCGTAGagaatagttttatttctacagcatataaaaaatgtattactAATGGATTGggctttaaaaatatatataactgggtttttaaagaaatatgaaacaaagaaatatgAATTGTTTAGTGGATTGTGCGGAACATTTAATAAAGTAGCTTATATGACAGTACGAGGAATGAGG from Camelina sativa cultivar DH55 chromosome 2, Cs, whole genome shotgun sequence includes the following:
- the LOC104748299 gene encoding putative lipid-binding protein AIR1, yielding MAPRTSLALFLSLNLLFFTYTTATTGTCPDNTLQVALCANVLKLVNITVGSPPVQPCCTLIQGLADLEAAACLCTLVKANVLGLNLSLPIDLTVLLNVCGRTAPANYQCL